In a single window of the Amia ocellicauda isolate fAmiCal2 chromosome 20, fAmiCal2.hap1, whole genome shotgun sequence genome:
- the vstm4a gene encoding V-set and transmembrane domain-containing protein 4a, whose product MKISSVVIVLLTRVLIGEVCEALNVTVSPGPVIVSAEGENVTLSCDISQKKKPNSLLVVRWVFSLVSDTEHLIVKMNMRRVQMYGNYTTRFNQQKLKFVEVTEGKTFDLIILNISREDKGHYICKVQEIRKHRNRWRASSNGTATTELRVHVLPAVKSNAGIWRLFEDVYLCAVLICSIGIICMFLFTVILICQCLHKKRRLKASYYLVKCPQNSSGETVTSVVSSSPMLPKKQKKYKRKKYKENADVPPEIPAKVPIADTPRRPRLLKAQPRKVVLPKIAEESLTYAELELVKTQPESKAVCTGTVYAQILFEERQL is encoded by the exons ATGAAAATCTCCTCAGTGGTCATAGTTCTCCTGACTAGAGTTTTAATTGGAG AAGTGTGTGAGGCCCTGAATGTGACGGTCTCCCCTGGACCAGTCATAGTGTCGGCCGAGGGTGAAAATGTCACTCTCTCCTGCGATATCTCTCAGAAGAAGAAACCCAACAGTCTCTTAGTTGTCCGCTGGGTGTTCTCTCTTGTATCGGACACAGAGCATCTGATTGTCAAAATGAATATGAGACGAGTGCAGATGTACGGGAATTACACAACACGCTTCAACCAACAAAAGCTCAAGTTCGTTGAAGTAACAGAGGGCAAAACCTTTGATTTAATCATTCTGAACATTTCCAGAGAAGACAAAGGTCATTATATATGTAAAGTCCAGGAAATCAGAAAGCACCGGAATAGATGGCGAGCCTCTTCCAATGGCACAGCAACTACAGAACTAAGAG TGCACGTTTTACCAGCTGTGAAGAGCAATGCTGGAATATGGCGTCTTTTTGAAG ACGTGTacctctgtgctgtgctgataTGCTCTATCGGTATTATATGCATGTTTCTGTTCACGGTAATCCTCATCTGCCAATGCCTGCACAAAAAACGAAGATTAAAAG CAAGTTATTATTTGGTCAAATGTCCACAGAACAG CTCAGGAGAGACTGTAACTAGTGTTGTTAGCTCATCGCCTATGCTgccaaagaaacaaaagaaatacaaacggaaaaaatataaagaaaatgctGATGTTCCACCTGAAATACCAGCAAaag TTCCCATTGCCGATACGCCCAGAAGGCCCAGACTTCTAAAAGCACAACCAAGGAAAGTGGTGCTG CCCAAAATTGCAGAAGAAAGCTTAACGTATGCAGAATTGGAGCTTGTTAAGACCCAACCAGAGAGCAAAGCAGTTTGCACAGGCACCGTCTATGCACAAATCCTGTTCGAAGAGAGA